The following is a genomic window from Candidatus Gorgyraea atricola.
TCTCGAGAAAAATGACAAAGACATTGTCTATATTTTCGGTCATAGCCCAGCGTATCCTGTCAGTCATCATATAGGAAGTTCATTAGATAAATATCCTGCTGAAAGAGACAGATTGTGGGGTATTTTTAAGAAATACGGAGTGGACGTCTATTTTTGCGGCCACGAACACCTATATGATAAGACCCTCCACGACGATATCCTCCAAGTAATAACAGGCGGCGCCGGAGCCAATCTCCGCGCACGACCAGAAAACGGCGGGTTTTACCATTATGTAATTGTGGATGTGAGCGATGACGGAACCTGGACCACAATCCCTAAAAAGCTAGAAACGCCTACCGAGCCATAACCCTTCTTTTATTTTAAATCTGACATCTCTGGTGAGAATGTTTCGTAGTGATATCTTGCGATTGCATTTTCTGGATTATGCAGGAGTATCTCTTCGCAAATCTTAAGGGCATTTTGTTTTCGCCCTTTTCTTAGATACCAGTTTATTATCGGAGAGACTATGGTGTTATTATCTGTATAATTTGAAGATACAAGGCCCATCAGATAGAATTTTTTGGCAGATTTGTATTTGCCGATTTCCATATAGATATGGCCTAAATGGATAAGGTCGTAAGGATTATCCCTATTTTCTTTTATCTTAGCCTTCCCAAATTCTATTGCCATTTTTATCTCATCGTTGGTTCTATAGAAATTTCCGTCGTGGATTTTTCTTAAAAGAGGGCTTATTGCAAAATCAAGATAGCGTTGATTTAAAAAAAGATATCCATAAAGTTGTTCAGCGAAGAATTTATTGCCGCGATGGTTCATGTGAGAGATGTCTGGAGATATATATTTTGTTTTGTCATCTGATTCAAATATCATCTTGAAATTTTCAGTAAATTTGAAATAAGGAATATCATATCTTTCAGCAAACTTTTCAACTATTTCATAGGATCTATTATAGTAAGAGAGCAGCAGCAGGTCAGAGCCTTTATCTAGACATAGCATTCTTATCTTGTTAAGGTAGTGATTCATGTAATCATTATACACCTCTTTTTTTACTGTAGTTTTCCTAATGTCAGGCGATAGCGGATTTTTTTCGATCATGTAGCTAAATATTTCTTTTAAAAATCTAATACTTCTTAAGTTTGCTACATTGTATGTTTCAAGCTCTGGTCCGGAATTTTCCCCTGTAAGCAGCATTACGAACTCAGCAGTATTTTTATCCAAAAAGTTTTTTAATCCTTCAAACTGGAGCCTTGCGGAAGAACCAGGTATGCCGAGATTGATGACTGAGAATTTTTGAGAAGGGTTGTTATCATTCAGAAGTTTTTCGAGTTGCTTAGGATAGCTATATTGCATTGAAGTCCCTACACCAAAAGTATGAGAGTCTCCTGCGCAAGCTATCTGTACAGAATTAACCCCGCTATACTGAACTTTCCTTCTTGACCAGAGAAGACATTGCCCTGACAGAAAAAGCACAAGTTCCAGCAGAAGAAGGGTAGATATGATGCCAAGTAGAATTAAAGGAATATATTTAAAGCGATGGATTGTTCTCATAGGGTATCTAATTAGAGTATATAATACTTGCTCTTTGATTTTCAATAACTAATTTTAATTTCTAGTTCGCTGCCTTATTTTTCTACCTTTAATTTATTGACAGTAGCAGTAGGGCACCCTTAAGGGTGCCCTACATTGTGGATAACTCATAAGTATGTTAACTCAATAATTCAAGAATCTGCCTTTGTTGAAAAATCCCCTTGTCACAATCTAATCCAGATGGTATAATTCTTAATCTACGGCAAAGTATGCCCTTGTTAGTTTTAAGCAGAAGGGCGTGCCCCGTTCCAAATTCTTAAAGATCATCGAATTATATATTAGAATTGTACGCAGTTAGTTACAAATAATAAATCGAGTATCAGTTAGAATTTGGAACGGGGCCCATAGCTCAGTTGGTTAGAGCACCTGACTCATAATCAGGGTGTCCAAGGTTCAAGTCCTTGTGGGCCCACCGTCCTTCGCTCAAATTGGGCGAAGCTTCGTAGCATGCTTCGGACGGCAAGCCACCTTTAGTCTCCGAAGCATGCTGCAGAGAATAGCAGCACATGAGCGCAGGAGACCTACGCTCAAATAGGGCGATTCTTCGAAGCATGCTACGGGTGGCAAACCATCTGTGTTTATTAGGTATCTATGTGGTATGTGTATCTAATTAAAAGTATTAAGTTTAAATATAGGTATATTGGATCTAGTAACGATGTATATAAGAGATTAGAAGAGCACAACAAAGGCATATGCAAAGCGAGTAATCCTTATAAGCCTTTTAAGTTAATTTCGTACATAGCTGTTGAAGACAAGAATAAAGCAATAGAGTTGGAGAGATATTTAAAAACTGGTTCTGGATCAGCGTTTCTAAAGAAGAGAATTCTTTAGTCAGCGGAGCATATATTGCGGTGGTAAATTGTATGCGATGGCGGGCTTGCCCGCCGAAGCATGCTACAGAGATTAGCTCTATATGAGCGCAGGCGGGCGATTGGCTCAGTTGGTTAGAGCGCTGCCTTCACATGGCAGAGATCACTGGTTCGAGTCCAGTATCGCCCACCACCCTACGTTCACATGGGGTTAATCTTCGAAGCATACTTCAGGTGGCAAGCCACCATCTTTAGTCTCCGAAGCATGCTGCAAAGATTAGCAGCACATGAGCGCAGGAGACCTTCGCTCACATTGGGCGGATCTTCGTAGCATGCTACGGATGGTAAACCATTTTTTAGGGAGGAGACAATTGACTCAGCAGCAGAAGTCGATTAGGGAGCAGATCGGATTATTGATAGAACTTCAGGTTATGGACGGGGAGATCTATGTCTTGGAGGCAGAGAAGAAAAGTGCGCCAGAGAAGATTAAGACGACAGAAAGTAATCTCCAGACAAAGAAAACAGGTATTAAACAGGCAGAGGAAAACCTAAAGAGTTTGCAGGTAAAATTAAAAGAAAAAGAAATAACCCTGCAGCAGAAGGAAGAACAGATTAAAAAACTGCAAGGCCAGCTTTACCAGATAAAGACGAATAAAGAATATACTACCATGCTTACAGAGATAGGTGGAATAAAGGCAGACAACTCTATCATAGAGGAAGAGATAATAAAACTGATGGACGAGACAGATGCTGGAAAAAAGAAGATTGCAGAGGAAAAAGAGTTATTTAAGAAAGAAGAGGCAAGTGCCCAGAAGGAAAAAGATGTAATCAGCAACAGAGTCAAGGAGATCGATACCAGGCTTTCAGAGCTTTTCGCAAAAAGAAAAGATATGATACTTGGCATAGAAAAGCAAATTCTTGCCAGGTATGAAAGAGTGCTTAAAAACAAAGAAGGTCTTGGCCTTGTAAGCATAGTGGATGGCACGTGCGGAGGATGCCACATGAACCTGCCCCCGCAAGTCATAAGCGATACAAAACTCAGAGAGAGCATT
Proteins encoded in this region:
- a CDS encoding SGNH/GDSL hydrolase family protein produces the protein MRTIHRFKYIPLILLGIISTLLLLELVLFLSGQCLLWSRRKVQYSGVNSVQIACAGDSHTFGVGTSMQYSYPKQLEKLLNDNNPSQKFSVINLGIPGSSARLQFEGLKNFLDKNTAEFVMLLTGENSGPELETYNVANLRSIRFLKEIFSYMIEKNPLSPDIRKTTVKKEVYNDYMNHYLNKIRMLCLDKGSDLLLLSYYNRSYEIVEKFAERYDIPYFKFTENFKMIFESDDKTKYISPDISHMNHRGNKFFAEQLYGYLFLNQRYLDFAISPLLRKIHDGNFYRTNDEIKMAIEFGKAKIKENRDNPYDLIHLGHIYMEIGKYKSAKKFYLMGLVSSNYTDNNTIVSPIINWYLRKGRKQNALKICEEILLHNPENAIARYHYETFSPEMSDLK
- a CDS encoding GIY-YIG nuclease family protein produces the protein MWYVYLIKSIKFKYRYIGSSNDVYKRLEEHNKGICKASNPYKPFKLISYIAVEDKNKAIELERYLKTGSGSAFLKKRIL
- a CDS encoding C4-type zinc ribbon domain-containing protein; the encoded protein is MTQQQKSIREQIGLLIELQVMDGEIYVLEAEKKSAPEKIKTTESNLQTKKTGIKQAEENLKSLQVKLKEKEITLQQKEEQIKKLQGQLYQIKTNKEYTTMLTEIGGIKADNSIIEEEIIKLMDETDAGKKKIAEEKELFKKEEASAQKEKDVISNRVKEIDTRLSELFAKRKDMILGIEKQILARYERVLKNKEGLGLVSIVDGTCGGCHMNLPPQVISDTKLRESIIVCGSCSRILYIDDNAEIN